One window from the genome of Prosthecobacter fusiformis encodes:
- the sufT gene encoding putative Fe-S cluster assembly protein SufT, with translation MHSSLELKREVEAIQIPSGDAIKLPLGMKVIITQSLGGTYTVATDFGLARISAKDVDALGIDPEASKKDAESASSNIPEGASDLEAQVWNQLKNVYDPEIPVNIVDLGLVYDCAVEQTEEGKNRAVVKMTLTAPGCGMGPTIAADAQSRIMTIEDMDDAAVELVWEPAWNQGMISVEGKMKLGMI, from the coding sequence ATGCATTCTTCTCTTGAACTGAAACGCGAAGTTGAGGCCATCCAGATCCCCAGCGGTGATGCCATCAAACTGCCTCTGGGCATGAAGGTCATCATTACCCAGTCTCTGGGCGGCACCTATACGGTAGCAACAGATTTCGGCCTCGCCCGGATCAGTGCTAAAGATGTGGATGCCCTCGGCATCGACCCGGAAGCCTCCAAAAAGGATGCCGAAAGTGCCTCATCCAACATTCCTGAAGGTGCAAGCGACCTGGAAGCCCAGGTGTGGAACCAGCTCAAGAACGTTTACGACCCGGAAATTCCGGTCAACATCGTGGACCTCGGCTTGGTTTATGACTGTGCGGTGGAACAGACTGAAGAGGGAAAAAATCGCGCCGTGGTCAAAATGACTCTCACCGCCCCCGGCTGTGGCATGGGTCCCACCATTGCTGCGGATGCTCAGAGCCGTATCATGACCATTGAGGACATGGACGATGCCGCCGTGGAACTGGTATGGGAACCTGCCTGGAACCAAGGCATGATCTCAGTGGAAGGAAAAATGAAACTGGGGATGATCTGA
- a CDS encoding c-type cytochrome domain-containing protein has protein sequence MRRCLSIFILFPTLCCQADTLTAMRVLRDECLGCHKPGKAKGGLLLTTREKMVLGGDNGTAIIAGQPEDSLLYQLVLEDADPHMPPKKQISKTQVEALQGWIREGAPWDAKVFDELPTATPVALSPLPSAYQPVLALAISPDEKRLASSAGSKVHLYDLTKPGRPQIGSLIGHDEAVQSLAWSPDGKTVITGGFRQIRFWDAETQQESGKITDTFVGNITALALTPDGSTLFAADGETVGAGFIHRIDLGTRKPLTSWKAHDDTVYSLKMSPDGKSLASTAADKLARVWSVTTGSLTSTYEGHTNHVLSVAFNKDATQMATAGADREIKVWDVKSREQDVTLGDKKTAFTALAWTQNGKALVAVTEKGGGSIFTDLKKHDGAQRSETAKQTKLAGTGTMLYSVALTDDAKLIFAGADDGKVWIWDGSGKQSGHLPP, from the coding sequence ATGCGCCGTTGTTTATCGATCTTCATCCTGTTCCCCACCCTCTGCTGCCAGGCCGATACCCTGACGGCAATGCGTGTGTTACGGGATGAATGCCTGGGCTGTCATAAGCCGGGCAAGGCCAAAGGTGGGCTGCTGCTCACCACTCGTGAAAAAATGGTACTGGGTGGTGACAACGGAACGGCCATCATAGCTGGCCAACCGGAGGACAGCCTCCTCTACCAGCTTGTTCTGGAGGACGCAGATCCTCACATGCCGCCCAAAAAACAAATATCCAAGACGCAGGTCGAAGCCTTGCAGGGATGGATCAGGGAGGGGGCACCGTGGGACGCGAAGGTTTTTGATGAACTGCCCACAGCCACTCCAGTGGCCTTGTCTCCCCTGCCCTCCGCTTATCAGCCAGTGCTGGCGTTGGCGATTTCTCCAGATGAAAAAAGGCTGGCCAGTTCCGCCGGATCAAAGGTGCATTTGTATGATCTCACCAAGCCTGGACGTCCCCAAATAGGCAGTCTGATAGGCCATGACGAAGCCGTGCAGTCCCTGGCCTGGAGCCCCGATGGCAAAACGGTGATCACGGGCGGTTTTCGGCAGATCCGGTTTTGGGATGCAGAGACGCAGCAGGAATCTGGAAAGATAACGGACACCTTCGTGGGGAATATCACCGCACTGGCGCTTACTCCAGATGGCAGCACCCTGTTTGCGGCTGATGGGGAAACCGTTGGCGCAGGATTCATCCACCGGATAGACCTAGGGACCAGAAAACCTCTCACCTCATGGAAGGCCCATGATGACACGGTTTATTCTCTGAAAATGTCACCCGATGGGAAGTCGCTGGCCAGCACTGCGGCGGATAAGCTGGCCCGCGTCTGGAGCGTAACGACAGGCAGCCTGACCTCCACCTATGAGGGGCATACGAACCACGTACTATCCGTGGCATTCAACAAGGATGCTACACAGATGGCTACCGCTGGAGCTGATCGTGAAATCAAGGTCTGGGATGTGAAAAGCCGCGAGCAAGATGTGACTTTGGGCGATAAAAAGACCGCATTCACCGCCCTGGCCTGGACGCAGAATGGCAAGGCGCTGGTGGCGGTGACTGAAAAAGGCGGCGGCAGTATCTTCACCGACCTCAAAAAACATGATGGTGCCCAGCGGAGTGAAACCGCCAAGCAGACAAAACTGGCCGGGACAGGAACGATGCTCTACAGCGTGGCTCTGACAGATGATGCAAAGCTCATTTTTGCCGGTGCTGACGATGGTAAAGTATGGATATGGGATGGCAGTGGCAAACAATCCGGCCACCTCCCCCCTTAG
- the paoA gene encoding aldehyde dehydrogenase iron-sulfur subunit PaoA — protein MQDPDATEISRRGFIVLGSSTVAATALPQAAQAQKAVAEPSLPPPWKVSLKVNGKACELELDARTTLLDALREHLHLTGSKKGCDQGQCGACTVIAGGRRINSCLTLAVMHQGDEITTIEGLGTPDDMHPMQSSFVKCDGYQCGYCTPGQICSSVAMLDEVKAGIPSHATADLMEPPKLTPEELRERMSGNICRCGAYSNIFDAINEVAGGTV, from the coding sequence ATGCAAGACCCTGACGCCACCGAGATCAGCCGCCGAGGATTCATCGTCCTTGGAAGTTCTACTGTCGCAGCGACAGCCCTCCCGCAGGCTGCCCAAGCCCAGAAAGCGGTGGCTGAACCATCATTACCACCCCCATGGAAAGTCTCTCTGAAGGTGAATGGAAAAGCCTGCGAACTGGAGTTGGATGCACGCACCACTTTGCTGGATGCTTTGCGGGAGCATCTGCACCTGACGGGTAGCAAAAAGGGCTGTGATCAAGGTCAATGCGGAGCCTGTACGGTGATCGCTGGAGGACGCCGGATTAATTCGTGTCTTACCCTCGCGGTGATGCATCAAGGAGATGAAATAACCACCATTGAGGGATTGGGCACGCCTGATGACATGCATCCGATGCAGTCTTCATTTGTGAAATGCGATGGCTATCAATGTGGCTACTGCACTCCAGGACAGATTTGCTCCTCCGTAGCGATGCTGGATGAAGTCAAAGCCGGTATTCCAAGCCATGCGACGGCGGATTTAATGGAGCCGCCGAAACTAACACCTGAGGAGCTGCGGGAACGAATGAGCGGGAATATCTGCCGCTGCGGTGCCTATTCCAATATATTTGATGCAATCAATGAAGTCGCGGGAGGAACGGTATGA
- a CDS encoding 4a-hydroxytetrahydrobiopterin dehydratase, whose protein sequence is MRLLLSLDNIDSALSSLPGWKREGAELVKTYRFSAYLKGIEFVNLLANSAESLNHHPDLDVGWCKVKVHLSTHSAGGITSLDLDMAQAAESASKAVESTATAPES, encoded by the coding sequence ATGCGCTTGCTGCTCTCCCTTGATAATATTGATTCTGCACTCTCCTCCCTTCCTGGCTGGAAACGTGAGGGGGCTGAATTAGTGAAAACCTACCGCTTTTCAGCTTATTTGAAGGGCATCGAGTTTGTGAATCTATTGGCAAATTCCGCTGAATCTCTTAATCACCATCCAGATTTAGATGTGGGTTGGTGTAAGGTGAAGGTTCATTTGTCCACACACAGCGCCGGCGGAATCACTTCCTTGGATTTGGACATGGCTCAAGCGGCTGAATCTGCCAGTAAAGCGGTGGAATCCACCGCTACAGCCCCTGAAAGTTAA
- a CDS encoding DNA gyrase/topoisomerase IV subunit A — protein MAKKSTKTEDSSPILADSAPIEIKPVDDLYGDWFLDYASYVILERAVPHINDGFKPVQRRILHSMDELEDGRYNKVANVVGNTMKYHPHGDASIGDAMVQIGQKDLLIDMQGNWGNILTGDNAAAPRYIEARLSKFALDVVFSPKVTNWSASYDGRNKEPVTLPVKFPMLLAQGVEGIAVGLSCRILPHNFNELCDASIAAMRGEEVYLVPDFIQGGIMDASDYNGGLRGGRIRVRAKIEEGPKKNTLRITEIPFGTTTGGVMDSIVAANDKGKIKIARVDDNTAEFVEILVQLPVGTDVDQTIQALYAFTDCEVSIAPNAVVIQNDKPRFVNVNDLLKESAENTKKILGDELQIQLNELEEKWHFSSLEKIFIENRIYRKIEEAETWEQVMANIWKGLKPHLSVLKRPVTDDDVARLTEIKIKRISKFNSFEADDHIRSLEKDIDQVQKHLKQLTRFTIAHFERLKKTYGPGRERRTVVSSFDRVTAAEVIIANETLYLDAKEGFAGTGLKKEGEPLCKCSHLDDIIYFNKEGTMTVSKVAPKIHVGKNLEYINLFKKDEEAVYTLIYRDGKNGPVMAKRFRIGGITRDKTYSLAKGTPGTKVLFFARHETEAESDAQNLLVHLKPALYLRTLSLKFPVAALAIKGRDSQGNIVTKHAVDRIVNERKASGESA, from the coding sequence GTGGCCAAGAAATCAACCAAAACCGAAGATTCCTCCCCTATCCTGGCGGACAGTGCTCCTATTGAGATCAAGCCGGTGGATGATCTCTATGGGGACTGGTTCCTGGATTATGCCAGCTACGTGATCCTGGAACGCGCGGTGCCGCACATCAATGACGGCTTCAAGCCGGTGCAAAGGCGCATCCTTCACAGCATGGATGAGCTGGAAGACGGTCGTTATAATAAGGTGGCCAACGTCGTGGGGAATACCATGAAGTATCACCCGCACGGGGATGCCAGCATTGGCGATGCCATGGTACAGATCGGTCAAAAGGACCTGTTGATTGATATGCAGGGAAATTGGGGAAACATCCTCACCGGGGACAATGCCGCAGCTCCGCGATACATTGAGGCCCGGCTCTCCAAATTTGCCCTGGATGTGGTCTTCAGTCCGAAGGTGACGAACTGGTCGGCCAGTTACGATGGGCGCAACAAGGAGCCTGTGACCCTGCCGGTAAAGTTTCCCATGCTGCTAGCGCAGGGTGTCGAAGGCATCGCAGTGGGCTTGAGCTGCCGCATTTTGCCCCATAATTTCAATGAGCTGTGCGATGCCAGCATTGCCGCGATGCGGGGGGAGGAAGTTTACCTCGTGCCGGACTTTATCCAGGGCGGCATCATGGATGCCAGCGACTATAACGGTGGCCTCCGGGGTGGCCGTATTCGCGTGCGTGCAAAGATCGAAGAAGGTCCGAAAAAGAATACCCTGCGCATCACAGAGATCCCTTTTGGAACGACTACCGGCGGTGTGATGGACTCCATTGTGGCCGCCAATGACAAGGGAAAAATCAAAATCGCCCGCGTGGATGACAACACCGCTGAATTTGTCGAAATTCTCGTGCAATTGCCCGTGGGAACGGATGTGGACCAGACCATCCAGGCGCTCTATGCGTTTACCGATTGTGAGGTGTCCATTGCTCCAAATGCGGTGGTGATCCAGAATGACAAGCCCCGTTTCGTCAACGTCAACGACCTGCTGAAAGAGAGCGCGGAGAACACGAAAAAGATCCTTGGGGATGAACTGCAAATTCAGCTCAATGAGTTGGAGGAGAAATGGCACTTCAGCTCCTTGGAGAAGATCTTTATTGAGAACCGCATCTACCGGAAGATCGAGGAGGCGGAGACCTGGGAGCAGGTGATGGCCAATATTTGGAAGGGCCTAAAACCGCACCTCAGTGTTTTAAAGAGGCCCGTCACCGATGACGATGTGGCCCGTCTGACAGAGATCAAGATCAAGCGCATTTCGAAATTCAACAGCTTCGAAGCGGATGACCATATCCGCTCGCTGGAGAAGGACATTGACCAGGTGCAGAAACACTTGAAACAGCTCACACGTTTCACGATCGCTCACTTTGAGAGATTGAAAAAAACCTATGGTCCTGGGCGGGAACGGCGGACCGTCGTCAGCAGTTTCGACCGGGTGACGGCAGCAGAGGTGATCATTGCCAATGAAACCTTGTATTTGGATGCCAAGGAAGGCTTCGCCGGCACGGGCCTGAAGAAGGAAGGAGAACCCCTCTGCAAGTGCTCACACCTTGATGACATCATCTACTTCAATAAGGAGGGGACGATGACAGTTTCCAAGGTGGCACCGAAGATCCACGTCGGCAAAAACCTGGAATACATCAATCTTTTCAAAAAGGACGAGGAAGCAGTTTACACACTCATCTATCGCGATGGCAAAAATGGACCAGTGATGGCCAAGCGCTTCAGGATCGGCGGCATCACCCGGGATAAAACGTACAGTCTCGCCAAGGGCACTCCAGGCACCAAGGTCCTGTTCTTTGCCCGCCACGAAACGGAGGCAGAGAGCGATGCGCAAAACCTGCTGGTCCATCTGAAACCCGCCCTCTATTTGCGCACTCTGTCCCTGAAATTTCCAGTGGCAGCCCTGGCCATCAAAGGCCGTGATTCACAAGGGAACATCGTGACCAAACACGCGGTGGACCGGATCGTGAATGAGCGCAAAGCCTCGGGAGAAAGCGCCTGA
- a CDS encoding Tex family protein produces MSATTELKINIAHVERVAKELGLRAIQVGATAQLFADGATVPFIARYRKEATGSMDEVQIQNVKERMDQLVALDDRRAAIVKSLEERNLMTDVLRAKIEKAETLNTLEDIFAPFRPKRRTRATIAKEKGLEPLADFIEANLFTHGVDLDGESAKFVNPDAETEELKVKDAAEALSGARDIIAERISDNADARAALRKLFSEQSTVVSKVMYGKEKEEDAQKFRDYFDWSEPLKSIPSHRMLAIRRGEKEGFLLMRISPPEDAGTQILTNLFVKGANACSDQMKLACADSYKRLLSSSMETETRLESKKKADGEAVRVFADNLRELLLAAPLGQKRVLGIDPGFRTGCKVVVLDAQGQLLFNDVIYLLGEGNSLMQAKTLIMNLVERYKIEAFAIGNGTASRETEAFINKIGVPKAIPVLMVNESGASIYSASEVAREEFPNHDITVRGAVSIARRLMDPLAELVKLDPKSIGVGQYQHDVDQNQLKGSLDNVVISAVNGVGVEVNTASKQLLSYVSGLNSTHAGNIVAFRNENGPFKTRKDLLKVPRLGDKAFEQAAGFLRIRGAANPLDASSVHPERYPLVEKMAADLGCTVADLMQRAELRQKLDLKKYVSEDVGLPTLQDIMNELAKPGRDPRKQFEIFNFAEGVNDMKDLTVGMKLPGIVTNVTAFGAFVDIGVHQDGLVHVSQLSDTFVRDAAEVVKVAQKVMVTVTEVDIQRKRIALSMKSKPDFEKKTGSGGPRPAGQGGGGQGGGGNRSFSSGGGGGNRSNSGGGGGMGNPFGGGGGGDWFTAATKKK; encoded by the coding sequence ATGTCCGCAACCACCGAACTCAAGATCAACATCGCCCACGTCGAACGCGTCGCCAAGGAACTCGGCCTGCGGGCCATCCAGGTGGGGGCCACGGCCCAACTCTTCGCCGACGGTGCCACGGTGCCCTTCATCGCCCGGTATCGTAAAGAAGCCACCGGGTCCATGGATGAAGTGCAGATCCAAAACGTGAAGGAGCGCATGGACCAGCTCGTGGCCCTGGATGATCGCCGGGCCGCCATCGTGAAGTCGCTTGAGGAGCGTAACCTCATGACCGATGTGCTGCGCGCCAAGATCGAGAAGGCAGAGACGCTGAACACCCTGGAGGACATCTTTGCCCCCTTCCGGCCCAAGCGTCGCACTCGCGCCACCATCGCCAAAGAAAAGGGCCTGGAGCCGCTGGCAGATTTCATTGAGGCAAACCTCTTCACTCACGGCGTGGACCTGGACGGCGAATCCGCCAAGTTTGTAAACCCGGACGCGGAAACGGAAGAGTTGAAGGTGAAGGATGCTGCCGAGGCCCTCAGCGGTGCCCGCGACATCATTGCCGAGCGCATCAGCGACAATGCCGATGCCCGTGCTGCCCTGCGCAAACTGTTCAGCGAGCAGAGCACCGTGGTCTCCAAGGTGATGTATGGCAAAGAGAAGGAAGAAGACGCGCAGAAATTCCGCGACTACTTCGACTGGTCCGAGCCGCTGAAATCCATCCCCTCTCACCGCATGCTGGCCATCCGGCGTGGTGAAAAAGAAGGCTTCCTGCTCATGCGCATCAGCCCGCCAGAAGATGCCGGTACGCAGATCCTGACCAACCTGTTTGTGAAAGGCGCAAACGCCTGCTCTGACCAGATGAAACTGGCCTGTGCGGACAGCTACAAGCGCCTGCTCAGCAGCAGCATGGAGACTGAAACCCGCCTAGAGTCCAAAAAGAAAGCCGATGGTGAAGCCGTGCGCGTCTTTGCCGACAACCTCCGCGAGCTGCTGCTAGCAGCCCCCTTGGGCCAGAAGCGCGTGCTCGGCATTGACCCCGGCTTCCGCACCGGATGTAAAGTCGTCGTCCTGGATGCCCAGGGGCAACTCCTCTTCAATGATGTCATCTATTTGTTAGGCGAGGGCAACAGCCTCATGCAGGCGAAGACGCTCATCATGAACTTGGTGGAGCGTTATAAGATCGAGGCCTTCGCCATCGGCAACGGCACCGCTAGCCGTGAAACGGAAGCGTTTATCAACAAGATCGGCGTGCCCAAGGCCATCCCCGTGCTGATGGTGAATGAAAGCGGTGCTTCCATTTACAGCGCCAGTGAAGTGGCCCGCGAGGAGTTCCCGAATCACGACATCACCGTGCGCGGTGCCGTCTCCATCGCCCGCCGTCTCATGGACCCATTGGCCGAACTGGTGAAGCTGGACCCCAAGTCCATCGGCGTCGGTCAGTATCAGCACGACGTCGATCAAAACCAGCTCAAAGGCAGCCTGGACAACGTCGTCATCAGCGCCGTGAACGGCGTCGGTGTGGAGGTGAATACCGCCAGCAAGCAACTCCTTAGTTACGTGTCCGGACTCAATAGCACCCATGCGGGAAACATCGTCGCCTTCCGCAATGAGAACGGCCCTTTTAAGACCCGCAAGGACCTCCTGAAAGTACCGCGTCTGGGTGACAAGGCCTTTGAGCAAGCCGCCGGATTCCTCCGCATCCGTGGCGCGGCCAATCCGCTGGATGCCAGCTCGGTACACCCAGAACGTTATCCCCTGGTGGAAAAGATGGCCGCTGACCTTGGCTGCACCGTAGCCGACCTCATGCAGAGGGCCGAGCTGCGCCAGAAGCTGGATTTGAAAAAGTATGTCAGTGAAGATGTCGGTCTGCCGACCCTTCAGGACATCATGAACGAGCTGGCCAAACCCGGCCGCGACCCTCGTAAGCAGTTTGAGATCTTCAACTTCGCTGAAGGTGTCAACGACATGAAGGACCTCACTGTCGGAATGAAGCTGCCGGGCATTGTCACCAACGTCACCGCCTTTGGTGCCTTCGTGGACATCGGCGTGCACCAGGACGGCCTCGTCCACGTCAGCCAGCTCAGTGATACTTTTGTACGCGATGCCGCCGAGGTCGTGAAGGTGGCTCAAAAGGTCATGGTCACCGTCACCGAAGTGGACATCCAGCGCAAGCGCATCGCCCTCAGCATGAAGTCCAAGCCCGACTTCGAGAAGAAGACCGGCTCCGGCGGCCCCCGTCCCGCAGGCCAGGGTGGAGGCGGGCAGGGAGGTGGCGGCAACCGCAGCTTCAGCAGTGGTGGTGGCGGCGGAAACCGCAGCAACTCCGGCGGCGGAGGCGGCATGGGCAATCCCTTCGGCGGCGGTGGCGGCGGCGACTGGTTCACCGCAGCCACGAAGAAGAAATGA
- a CDS encoding (R)-mandelonitrile lyase: MNITRIGSQPSGKGPAEWFTGTVRLDPLFQAPAPARVAGASVTFEPGARTAWHTHPLGQTLIVTSGCGWVQREGGSIEEIHPGDVVWFPPHEKHWHGATATTAMTHLAIQEALDGKVVDWMEPVTEEEYLAGSQ, translated from the coding sequence ATGAACATCACCCGAATTGGCTCTCAACCCTCCGGCAAAGGCCCTGCCGAATGGTTCACTGGCACGGTGCGCTTGGATCCTCTTTTCCAGGCACCAGCCCCGGCACGCGTTGCAGGTGCCAGCGTCACCTTTGAGCCGGGTGCGCGCACTGCCTGGCATACTCATCCACTGGGCCAGACGCTCATTGTGACCTCCGGGTGCGGCTGGGTGCAGCGGGAAGGGGGGAGCATTGAGGAGATTCATCCCGGTGACGTGGTCTGGTTTCCACCTCACGAGAAACATTGGCACGGCGCAACAGCGACAACAGCCATGACTCATCTGGCCATCCAAGAAGCTCTCGACGGCAAGGTGGTGGACTGGATGGAGCCTGTGACTGAAGAGGAATATCTGGCGGGATCGCAGTGA
- a CDS encoding pyridoxamine 5'-phosphate oxidase family protein has protein sequence MPQPAPIDPAELPALALVTMKAAKFPVLATMDGDQPRVRPVSPVKTDGFVVYVANLRRYGKTAELAANPNAELCYTDDDHNQVRITASAEILTDRGLIEEIWNGNALLRAYLRDINNPELIIYRFIPSRVRYMKEWALEYHEVDLEAAI, from the coding sequence ATGCCCCAGCCTGCCCCCATTGATCCTGCTGAACTGCCTGCCCTGGCGCTGGTGACGATGAAAGCGGCCAAGTTCCCTGTGCTGGCGACGATGGACGGTGACCAGCCGCGGGTGAGGCCGGTATCGCCGGTGAAAACGGACGGTTTTGTCGTTTATGTGGCCAACCTGCGCCGGTATGGCAAGACGGCTGAACTGGCGGCGAACCCGAATGCAGAGCTGTGCTACACGGACGACGATCACAACCAGGTCCGCATCACCGCCAGCGCCGAGATCCTCACGGACCGGGGGTTGATTGAGGAGATCTGGAATGGAAATGCCCTGCTCCGCGCGTATCTGCGGGACATCAACAACCCGGAGTTGATCATCTACCGCTTCATTCCCAGCCGGGTGCGGTACATGAAGGAATGGGCGCTGGAGTATCATGAGGTGGATTTGGAGGCAGCTATTTAA
- a CDS encoding endonuclease/exonuclease/phosphatase family protein, protein MPDQRRFLSSSIHISGCVDILLLLALSGTWLGLLGGLHWALDLFIHFPWQYLFICVAGTVWCFGMKRSIVVKLVCISSLLMNGTSLYRVKGDPSFAEVEGERLRVVSLNVLTGNPDKQRVFEYLVSANADVIFLMEVDSAWATALDSLKETHPHHLLRTQEDNFGVALFSRVPLLQAEVFQTSDEAMPSVIARLMHAGREMTLVGTHPLPPIGPRLSASRDTQLLAIAGYVKELNTPVLVIGDLNATPWSQGMRMLRRGNALGYRSATSPSKPTWKVGTIFAVPIDHALCTPPLTIPRRVIGPDVGSDHRPQELEVGWQPGA, encoded by the coding sequence ATGCCGGATCAGCGTCGTTTCCTCTCCTCCAGTATCCACATCTCTGGGTGCGTTGATATACTGTTACTGCTGGCTCTCAGCGGCACCTGGCTGGGTCTGCTGGGCGGGCTGCATTGGGCATTGGATTTGTTCATCCACTTCCCCTGGCAGTATCTGTTCATCTGCGTGGCAGGAACAGTGTGGTGCTTTGGCATGAAACGTTCCATCGTCGTGAAGCTCGTGTGCATCTCATCGCTTCTGATGAATGGAACCTCCTTATACCGTGTGAAAGGCGATCCATCCTTTGCAGAGGTTGAAGGGGAGCGCTTGAGGGTCGTGAGTCTGAATGTACTCACGGGAAATCCGGATAAACAACGGGTGTTCGAATACCTGGTATCCGCGAATGCCGATGTCATCTTCCTCATGGAGGTGGATTCTGCCTGGGCCACCGCACTGGATTCGTTGAAGGAGACTCATCCGCATCACCTGTTGCGCACACAGGAGGATAACTTTGGTGTCGCGCTCTTTAGTCGGGTGCCTTTACTGCAAGCGGAGGTGTTTCAGACCTCGGATGAAGCAATGCCGTCTGTTATCGCTCGTCTGATGCATGCGGGCCGTGAGATGACCCTTGTGGGCACCCATCCACTACCCCCTATAGGCCCCCGGTTGTCCGCTAGCCGGGATACTCAGCTCCTGGCCATTGCCGGATACGTGAAGGAACTGAATACTCCGGTCCTTGTGATCGGCGATCTGAATGCCACCCCCTGGTCCCAGGGTATGCGTATGCTCCGCCGGGGCAATGCTTTGGGGTATAGATCGGCGACTTCCCCGAGCAAGCCGACTTGGAAAGTCGGGACGATCTTTGCTGTCCCTATAGACCACGCATTGTGTACACCGCCACTGACCATTCCACGGCGGGTGATCGGGCCGGATGTAGGATCCGATCACCGCCCGCAGGAATTGGAGGTAGGCTGGCAGCCGGGGGCCTGA
- a CDS encoding DUF1311 domain-containing protein — MIRRRHLLLTFLALLPWSLNAQAFSLDTQLIREGAPDGSRWTIPRMAAIPTEGKDSGADLLMTLAKLSTTGTDVYRGIGFCTSHDGGKTWSALTELPYQAKPLRDDIRGMFGAVVPVFHRQTGKILLLGNCVGYTNYGNSKVKLTGMRFPAYAVYDPVTKKWSADYAVLMDQEEANTTSGIPWIQEDGSLLWPCNGGQVLRATFDGTKLSVIGRSPRIEGLGKAPKNTGEYHLTKSGDKFFLTLRCPDQNRIAVSQDGQNFQPAIPLTWDDGTIVPSVATQMRWVRQQGRLYLVYTRADDSSKGIFRSRAPLWMAEMDTTTLKLKKKTEVIAVPISPARDDLGNFGTAFVNDGLSYVTTSEFGRTKGSNSRVYITRIEATGQSLPSSTPDKTTAVDMTPAPSAEPVYPLDLHGQTPEDFDWKAHFAKGDGTSSDQLQQMLVASRIFRKRMDELSGQYRKLMTDRGNDEGVKLYNVMQEHWENLAQAELAFVGASWSEGSGKKEALAKHRFKIYLRRLKEMKELKSDSLFLNE, encoded by the coding sequence ATGATTCGCCGTCGCCATCTTTTGCTGACTTTCCTCGCCCTTTTACCATGGAGCCTGAATGCCCAGGCCTTTTCCCTGGATACACAGCTCATCCGGGAGGGGGCACCCGACGGGAGCCGCTGGACCATTCCACGAATGGCTGCAATCCCGACGGAGGGAAAGGACTCTGGGGCGGACCTTCTCATGACCCTGGCTAAACTCAGCACTACGGGGACGGATGTTTATCGCGGGATCGGCTTCTGCACCAGCCATGACGGTGGAAAAACGTGGTCCGCCCTGACTGAACTTCCTTATCAAGCCAAACCCCTGCGCGATGACATCCGGGGCATGTTTGGTGCGGTGGTCCCCGTTTTCCATCGCCAGACAGGTAAGATCCTCCTGCTGGGGAACTGTGTCGGATACACGAACTACGGCAATTCAAAAGTGAAGCTCACAGGGATGCGTTTCCCTGCCTATGCGGTCTATGATCCAGTGACGAAAAAATGGTCTGCCGACTATGCAGTGCTCATGGATCAAGAAGAGGCCAACACCACCAGTGGTATCCCCTGGATCCAGGAGGACGGCAGCCTGCTTTGGCCCTGTAATGGTGGGCAAGTGCTTCGGGCCACCTTTGATGGAACCAAGCTGTCCGTCATTGGCCGCAGCCCCCGGATCGAAGGTCTGGGCAAAGCTCCCAAAAACACGGGCGAATACCATCTGACGAAATCAGGAGACAAGTTTTTTCTCACCCTCCGCTGCCCGGATCAAAACCGCATCGCGGTGAGCCAGGATGGCCAGAATTTTCAGCCAGCTATTCCGCTCACCTGGGATGACGGAACTATTGTGCCCTCCGTGGCCACCCAGATGCGGTGGGTCCGTCAACAAGGCCGACTTTACCTGGTTTATACCCGTGCCGATGACAGCAGCAAAGGCATCTTCCGCAGCCGTGCGCCTTTATGGATGGCTGAGATGGATACGACGACTTTGAAATTGAAGAAAAAGACGGAGGTGATTGCGGTGCCGATCTCCCCTGCTCGTGATGACCTGGGCAATTTCGGAACCGCCTTCGTCAATGATGGCTTGTCCTATGTGACCACATCCGAATTTGGCCGCACCAAAGGCAGCAACAGCCGGGTATACATCACCCGCATTGAAGCAACGGGCCAGTCGTTGCCCAGCTCGACGCCAGATAAAACAACCGCAGTGGACATGACTCCCGCGCCATCTGCGGAGCCGGTCTATCCTTTGGATCTTCATGGCCAGACTCCTGAAGACTTTGATTGGAAGGCCCATTTTGCCAAAGGTGACGGCACCAGCAGTGACCAGCTGCAGCAGATGCTGGTGGCCTCCAGAATTTTCAGGAAACGGATGGATGAACTTAGCGGGCAGTATCGCAAGCTGATGACTGACCGAGGAAATGACGAGGGTGTGAAACTTTATAACGTCATGCAGGAGCATTGGGAAAATCTGGCCCAGGCGGAACTTGCCTTTGTGGGAGCCTCCTGGAGTGAAGGTTCTGGTAAAAAAGAGGCCCTCGCGAAGCATCGTTTTAAGATCTATCTTCGAAGGCTGAAGGAAATGAAGGAGCTGAAATCCGACAGCCTGTTCTTGAACGAATAA